In Winkia neuii, a genomic segment contains:
- a CDS encoding nucleotide sugar dehydrogenase: protein MQIAVVAMGKIGLPLAVQFADMGHQVVGVDVNQKTVDLVNAGKEPFPGEAHLQEKLDELIPAGKLRATTDYAEAIPQADAVVLVVPLFVNDQTWEPVFGWMDAATKSLAANLKPNTLISYETTLPVGTTRGRWKPMIEEISGLKEGEDFHLVFSPERVLTGRVFDDLQKYPKLVGGLNEEGTKAGIDFYKQVLTFRDREDLPRQNGVWDMGSAEAAEMAKLAETTYRDVNIGLANQFAVYADKVGIDVEKVIDACNSQPYSHIHRPGIAVGGHCIPVYPRLYLSTDPDATVVRTARKYNAAMPDYVVSRVEEVLGDLKGQKAVVLGASYRGGVKETAFSGVFRTVEALEEKGADVFVHDPMFSDDELAGFGWKAYHFGESADVAIVQADHKEYRTISASDIPGIKLLFDGRRVTDPQTWAGTPRMVIGDK from the coding sequence ATGCAGATTGCAGTAGTGGCAATGGGAAAGATTGGTCTTCCTCTGGCAGTACAGTTTGCCGATATGGGACACCAAGTAGTTGGTGTTGACGTAAACCAGAAAACCGTTGACCTAGTAAACGCCGGTAAGGAGCCGTTCCCCGGCGAGGCTCATCTGCAGGAAAAACTGGATGAGCTCATTCCTGCTGGCAAGCTGCGCGCAACTACCGACTACGCGGAAGCTATTCCACAGGCTGATGCGGTTGTACTGGTTGTACCCCTGTTTGTAAACGATCAGACGTGGGAGCCAGTTTTCGGGTGGATGGATGCCGCCACCAAGTCCTTGGCAGCGAATCTGAAGCCGAACACTCTGATCTCTTACGAAACTACTTTGCCGGTAGGAACTACTCGGGGCCGCTGGAAGCCCATGATTGAAGAAATCTCGGGTCTGAAGGAAGGCGAAGATTTCCACCTCGTATTCTCTCCGGAGCGTGTACTCACCGGCCGTGTATTCGACGATCTGCAGAAGTACCCGAAGCTTGTCGGTGGTCTGAACGAAGAAGGCACGAAGGCCGGCATTGATTTCTACAAGCAGGTGCTCACTTTCCGCGATAGGGAAGACCTGCCTCGCCAGAATGGCGTGTGGGACATGGGGAGCGCTGAGGCAGCTGAAATGGCGAAGCTAGCCGAAACCACCTACCGCGATGTGAACATCGGACTGGCCAACCAGTTCGCAGTGTACGCAGACAAGGTTGGCATCGACGTAGAGAAGGTTATTGATGCCTGCAACTCTCAGCCATACAGTCACATTCACCGCCCTGGCATTGCGGTGGGCGGACACTGCATCCCGGTTTACCCCAGGCTCTACCTGTCGACTGACCCTGACGCAACGGTGGTCCGTACTGCCCGTAAGTACAATGCGGCAATGCCTGACTACGTGGTTAGCAGGGTAGAAGAAGTACTGGGTGACCTGAAGGGCCAAAAGGCTGTGGTGCTGGGTGCTTCCTACCGTGGTGGCGTGAAGGAAACCGCATTCTCGGGCGTGTTCCGTACTGTCGAAGCCTTGGAAGAAAAGGGCGCGGACGTGTTCGTGCACGATCCGATGTTCAGTGATGACGAATTGGCCGGATTCGGCTGGAAGGCTTACCACTTCGGCGAGTCCGCTGATGTAGCCATCGTGCAGGCCGACCACAAGGAATACCGGACTATCTCTGCTTCTGATATCCCTGGTATCAAGCTGCTCTTCGACGGGCGTCGCGTGACTGATCCGCAAACCTGGGCTGGTACGCCTCGCATGGTTATTGGCGACAAATAG